In one Leptidea sinapis chromosome 25, ilLepSina1.1, whole genome shotgun sequence genomic region, the following are encoded:
- the LOC126972128 gene encoding pupal cuticle protein 27-like, giving the protein LQVILLSVTTMILAAQLPNSYLPPGSGNHGSTSSGRLQAEAERNAAVLKLDQEIKGDGFRYAYETSNGLQAEEEGSNGQSRGGFSYTGDDGRTYTVTFTAGEGGFQAQGAHLPVPPPTPQEILLALEQNARDEAAGIFDDGTYKAEGDDKHQSNKASSANHQGKFNKNSGYTY; this is encoded by the exons TTACAGGTGATACTACTCTCCGTTACCACCATGATTTTGGCAGCCCAACTACCAAACTCATACCTACCTCCTGGATCAGGCAACCATGGTTCTACCAGCAGTGGTAGACTACAAGCAGAAGCTGAAAGGAATGCTGCTGTTCTGAAGTTAGACCAAGAAATCAAAGGAGATG gttTCCGCTACGCGTATGAAACATCGAACGGTCTTCAAGCAGAAGAGGAAGGCAGCAATGGTCAGAGTCGTGGAGGTTTCTCCTACACGGGGGACGACGGTCGAACTTACACGGTGACCTTTACAGCTGGAGAAGGTGGTTTCCAAGCCCAGGGTGCTCACCTGCCTGTACCACCTCCTACTCCTCAAGAGATACTTCTTGCGTTAGAGCAGAATGCGAGAGATGAAGCAGCTGGAATCTTTGATGATG GAACATATAAAGCTGAAGGCGACGACAAACATCAATCCAACAAGGCTTCATCTGCTAATCACCaaggaaaatttaataaaaattctgGCTATACGTACTAA
- the LOC126972120 gene encoding cuticle protein 3-like, whose protein sequence is MYIYGVRRIEISFVFQLRPHTNKMQLFVLASFIGFAAAALLPNYQPSRPQDSLDKNARILAYDADVKEDSYRWSYETENGIKAEEQGREADGIEAQGGYQYTGDDGQVYAVRYVANQGGFQPQAAHFPTSPPIPEEILKALEQNARDEAAGIIDDGQYNPAKYGGAIVQPNLARAQAGFRQYNKF, encoded by the exons atgtatatatatggGGTACGACGCATCGAGATATCATTCGTGTTTCAACTACGACCCCACACAAACAAGATGCAACTG TTCGTCCTCGCTTCTTTCATCGGCTTCGCCGCCGCCGCTTTACTCCCAAACTACCAGCCCAGCAGGCCCCAAGATTCCCTAGACAAGAACGCCAGGATCCTGGCTTATGATGCTGACGTCAAAGAAGACTCCTACAGATGGAGCTACGAGACAGAAAACGGTATCAAGGCTGAGGAACAGGGTCGTGAG GCTGATGGCATCGAAGCTCAGGGTGGTTACCAATACACTGGTGATGACGGCCAGGTGTACGCTGTGAGATACGTCGCTAACCAAGGCGGTTTCCAACCCCAGGCTGCTCATTTTCCAACCTCACCTCCAATTCCAGAAGAAATCCTTAAGGCTTTGGAGCAAAACGCCCGCGATGAAGCCGCTGGTATCATTGATGATG gACAATACAACCCCGCTAAATACGGAGGTGCCATCGTGCAGCCCAACTTAGCGCGTGCGCAAGCAGGCTTCAGACAGTACAACAAATTCTAA